In Prunus dulcis chromosome 1, ALMONDv2, whole genome shotgun sequence, the following are encoded in one genomic region:
- the LOC117615828 gene encoding probable aquaporin NIP7-1 yields the protein MKAFSKDEISVPSPQTSNCTSTSDHSNKDDQEMGSNAMSDEGEVSNNSAFFCFPFHMDLNLVRAVFAEMVGTFMLMFCVCGIIASTQLMRGEVGLMEYAATAGLTVVVVIFSIGSISGAHVNPAVTVAFATLGHFPWCRVPVYILAQTMGSVLATYIGRLVYGIKPDLMTTRPLQSPASAFWVELIATFMIMFLAASLTHQAHAVGYLSGFVVGIAIGLSVLITGPVSGGSMNPARSLGPAIVAWNFQDLWIYICGPTIGAVAGARLFQILRLQPCSPSNTSSSNIRLLGQPLPYEAT from the exons ATGAAAGCCTTTTCTAAAGATGAAATTTCTGTTCCATCTCCTCAAACTTCAAACTGCACATCAACTAGTGACCATTCTAATAAAGATGATCAAGAAATGGGCTCTAATGCAATGTCGGATGAGGGAGAGGTCTCGAACAACTCAGCTTTCTTCTGTTTCCCATTCCACATGGATCTAAATCTCGTTCGCGCG GTTTTTGCAGAGATGGTGGGGACTTTTATGTTGATGTTCTGCGTATGTGGGATCATAGCAAGCACACAGCTGATGAGAGGGGAAGTTGGTCTTATGGAGTATGCAGCCACAGCAGGTTTAACTGTAGTTGTTGTTATTTTCTCCATAGGCTCAATTTCTGGTGCTCATGTCAACCCAGCTGTCACAGTAGCATTTGCAACCCTTGGTCATTTCCCATGGTGCAGG GTTCCTGTTTACATATTGGCTCAAACAATGGGTTCTGTTCTGGCAACATACATTGGGAGGCTTGTCTATGGCATAAAACCAGATCTCATGACCACCAGACCACTTCAAAGCCCTGCCTCTGCCTTCTGGGTTGAGCTTATTGCAACTTTCATGATTATGTTCCTAGCTGCTTCATTGACACATCAAGCCCATGCT GTTGGCTATTTGTCTGGATTTGTAGTTGGCATTGCCATTGGACTTTCTGTGCTCATCACAGG GCCTGTTTCAGGAGGGTCAATGAACCCAGCAAGGTCACTGGGGCCTGCAATTGTTGCATGGAACTTCCAAGACCTATGGATATATATTTGTGGCCCAACAATTGGAGCTGTTGCAGGTGCTCGCCTGTTTCAAATTCTACGCCTTCAGCCCTGCAGTCCCAGCAACACTTCCTCTTCCAATATCCGTCTGCTAGGCCAACCCTTGCCCTATGAAGCGACTTAG
- the LOC117615829 gene encoding stem-specific protein TSJT1 — translation MLGVFSSAIVSPPDELVAAGSRTPSPKITAAALVNRFVQNNGNAVSVQVGDHAQLAYSHSNESALQPRSFAVKDEIFCLFEGALDNLGSLRQQYGLAKFANEVLLVIEAYKALRDRAPYPPNHVVGHLSGNFAFIVFDKSTSTLFVASDQYGKVPLSWGITADGYVAFADDAELLKGACGKSLASFPQGCFYSTAVGGLRSYENPKNKITAIPATEEEFWGATFKVEGPAVFAATK, via the exons ATGTTGGGAGTTTTCAGCAGCGCGATCGTATCGCCGCCGGACGAGCTGGTCGCCGCCGGCAGCCGCACTCCGTCTCCAAAGATAACGGCGGCGGCGCTGGTCAACCGCTTCGTCCAGAACAATGGGAACGCCGTGTCCGTACAGGTCGGCGACCATGCTCAGCTAGCCTACAGCCACAGCAACGAGTCAGCGTTACAGCCGAG GTCATTTGCAGTGAAGGATGAGATATTCTGCTTGTTTGAGGGAGCCCTGGACAACTTGGGAAGCTTGAGGCAGCAATATGGACTAGCCAAGTTTGCAAATGAAGTGCTTTTGGTGATTGAGGCCTACAAGGCACTGCGAGACCGGGCCCCCTACCCACCCAACCATGTGGTTGGCCACCTCAGTGGAAATTTTGCTTTCATAGTATTTGACAAGTCCACCTCCACCTTGTTCGTGGCTTCT GACCAATATGGCAAGGTGCCTCTGTCTTGGGGAATCACCGCTGATGGATATGTGGCCTTTGCTGATGACGCAGAGTTGCTTAAGGGTGCTTGTGGCAAGTCACTTGCCTCATTCCCTCAAG GATGCTTCTACTCCACAGCGGTTGGAGGCCTGAGAAGCTATGAGAATCCTAAAAACaagatcactgctatacctgCTACTGAAGAAGAGTTCTGGGGTGCAACATTCAAG GTGGAAGGGCCAGCAGTTTTTGCAGCCACAAAGTAG
- the LOC117615034 gene encoding nuclear transcription factor Y subunit C-3-like — MDQQGHGHPTTMGVAGSAAQASYGVNPYQSGQMMGLSPTGSVGLMQSPTQPAGPPASSQLAQHQLAYQHIHQQQQQQLQQQLQSFWAEQYQEIEAVMDFKNHSLPLARIKKIMKADEDVRMISAEAPVIFARACEMFILELTLRSWNHTEENKRRTLQKNDIAAAITRTDIFDFLVDIVPREDLKDEVLASIPRGGNLPVGSSTDGVPYYYMPAQHAPQVGAPGMIVGKPVMDQTLYGQQTHPYIAQPTWPQQQQPHKDS; from the coding sequence ATGGATCAGCAGGGGCATGGGCATCCCACAACAATGGGAGTGGCTGGTAGTGCAGCTCAAGCATCCTATGGTGTGAACCCATATCAGTCTGGCCAAATGATGGGGCTCTCTCCCACTGGATCAGTTGGATTGATGCAATCTCCTACTCAGCCGGCAGGTCCTCCAGCCTCTTCTCAGCTTGCACAACACCAACTAGCTTATCAGCACATCCaccagcaacaacaacagcaactACAGCAACAACTCCAAAGTTTTTGGGCAGAACAGTATCAAGAAATTGAGGCGGTTATGGATTTCAAGAACCATAGTTTGCCATTGGCCAGGATTAAAAAGATTATGAAGGCTGATGAGGATGTGAGGATGATCTCAGCCGAAGCTCCAGTCATATTTGCCAGGGCCTGTGAGATGTTCATTCTAGAGTTGACACTGCGGTCTTGGAATCACACAGAggagaacaaaagaagaacacTGCAAAAGAATGACATTGCCGCAGCAATTACGCGGACtgatatatttgattttctggTTGATATCGTCCCGAGAGAGGATTTGAAAGATGAGGTACTTGCGTCAATCCCAAGAGGTGGGAATCTTCCGGTTGGAAGTTCGACTGATGGTGTGCCTTACTATTACATGCCTGCTCAGCATGCTCCACAGGTTGGTGCTCCGGGGATGATAGTGGGAAAGCCTGTTATGGATCAAACTCTTTATGGCCAACAGACACATCCCTACATTGCTCAGCCAACATGGCCACAGCAACAGCAGCCGCACAAAGATTCATGA